The Calditrichota bacterium genome has a window encoding:
- a CDS encoding ROK family protein — protein sequence MSEKIVIGMDIGGTSIKSALVTSSGKIVDNFIQLTPVDSHGDQQTILASFVEPMKNLFARARERNLKIQGIGIGMPGPLDAEAGIPLIKGVDKYESIYGVDLRREFRQRLHLPSDFPIYFEIDAWSFVRGEIWQGAAKSFRRVIGVTLGTGLGSAFFIGDEAVDSGNGVPELAWIGGLKYNEGILDDRVSRRGILRRYFEIKGSREDKIDVREIAQRALHGETEAITVFRETGEILGTAARTCVQEFSAECFIVGGQIARSFGLFALPLKQALNISIPVIQAKGIETSGVLGAAKLFFVKENKSRK from the coding sequence ATGAGTGAAAAAATTGTCATCGGAATGGACATCGGTGGCACGTCGATAAAGTCTGCGCTTGTGACTTCATCCGGGAAAATTGTTGATAATTTCATCCAGTTGACGCCTGTGGATTCGCATGGCGATCAGCAGACGATTCTGGCATCTTTTGTTGAGCCGATGAAAAATTTATTTGCTCGGGCGCGGGAGCGAAATCTGAAGATTCAGGGAATTGGCATCGGAATGCCGGGACCTCTCGATGCTGAAGCCGGAATCCCGCTCATCAAGGGCGTGGACAAATACGAATCCATTTACGGAGTTGATTTGCGGCGAGAATTTCGTCAGCGACTGCATTTGCCGTCTGATTTTCCGATTTATTTTGAAATTGATGCCTGGAGTTTTGTGCGCGGTGAAATCTGGCAGGGAGCCGCAAAGTCTTTCCGGAGAGTCATCGGCGTGACGCTCGGCACGGGTCTGGGTTCTGCTTTTTTCATCGGAGACGAGGCAGTGGACTCAGGAAATGGCGTTCCGGAACTGGCGTGGATTGGCGGGTTGAAATACAACGAGGGGATTCTGGATGACAGAGTTTCTCGCCGGGGAATTTTGCGCCGTTATTTTGAAATCAAAGGTTCCCGCGAAGATAAAATTGACGTCCGCGAAATTGCGCAGCGAGCGCTTCACGGCGAAACCGAAGCAATAACGGTTTTTCGGGAGACAGGAGAAATTTTAGGCACTGCTGCGCGGACTTGCGTTCAAGAGTTTTCGGCTGAATGTTTTATCGTCGGAGGCCAAATCGCCCGCTCATTTGGGCTTTTTGCGCTGCCATTGAAACAAGCGTTGAATATTTCCATCCCCGTCATTCAAGCAAAAGGAATTGAAACCAGCGGTGTTCTGGGAGCGGCGAAATTGTTTTTTGTCAAAGAAAATAAATCCAGAAAGTGA